A window from Zingiber officinale cultivar Zhangliang chromosome 7A, Zo_v1.1, whole genome shotgun sequence encodes these proteins:
- the LOC122001929 gene encoding uncharacterized protein LOC122001929 isoform X1: MPLCRSFFTWIGQLLACMGGCFGCCTKPTPIIAVDEPSKSLKIQGQTVRKPNFSEDFWSTSTYEMENSGVQSQRSVSSISTSAQPFDHHGGAGSTSNPSEFVNHGLLLWAQTRQHWTGNKKSEMQPQQLREPRLSWNATYESLLGSNKPFPQPIPLSEMVDFLVDIWEQEGLYD, translated from the exons ATGCCACTCTGCAGATCCTTCTTCACTTGGATTGGCCAGCTTCTCGCCTGCATGGG AGGTTGTTTTGGATGTTGTACTAAGCCCACACCAATTATTGCTGTGGATGAGCCATCAAAAAGTTTGAAAATCCAAGGTCAGACAgttagaaaacctaacttttctgAAGATTTTTGGAGTACGAGCACTTATGAGATGGAAAATAGCGGAGTTCAATCACAGAGGAGTGTTTCTTCAATCAGCACATCAGCGCAACCCTTTGACCACCATGGTGGAGCAGGAAGCACGAGCAACCCTTCAGAATTTGTGAATCATG GTCTTCTTCTATGGGCTCAAACCAGACAGCATTGGACTGGAAATAAAAAGTCAGAGATGCAGCCACAGCAACTCCGAGAACCAAGATTAAG ttgGAATGCAACATATGAAAGTTTACTTGGAAGCAATAAGCCATTTCCACAACCCATTCCCCTATCA GAAATGGTAGATTTTCTCGTGGACATCTGGGAGCAAGAGGGATTATATGACTAA
- the LOC122001929 gene encoding uncharacterized protein LOC122001929 isoform X2: MENSGVQSQRSVSSISTSAQPFDHHGGAGSTSNPSEFVNHGLLLWAQTRQHWTGNKKSEMQPQQLREPRLSWNATYESLLGSNKPFPQPIPLSEMVDFLVDIWEQEGLYD, encoded by the exons ATGGAAAATAGCGGAGTTCAATCACAGAGGAGTGTTTCTTCAATCAGCACATCAGCGCAACCCTTTGACCACCATGGTGGAGCAGGAAGCACGAGCAACCCTTCAGAATTTGTGAATCATG GTCTTCTTCTATGGGCTCAAACCAGACAGCATTGGACTGGAAATAAAAAGTCAGAGATGCAGCCACAGCAACTCCGAGAACCAAGATTAAG ttgGAATGCAACATATGAAAGTTTACTTGGAAGCAATAAGCCATTTCCACAACCCATTCCCCTATCA GAAATGGTAGATTTTCTCGTGGACATCTGGGAGCAAGAGGGATTATATGACTAA